A single Canis lupus familiaris isolate Mischka breed German Shepherd unplaced genomic scaffold, alternate assembly UU_Cfam_GSD_1.0 chrUn_S1546H1734, whole genome shotgun sequence DNA region contains:
- the LOC119878368 gene encoding uncharacterized protein LOC119878368 — protein MLAKEKEQPKSILLKIFTENIKNCACSVTITVTNSDTANDTINMLLTMLGITGSEKDFQLWVSSGKEKLPLTGHEHPYGIKMSHLPSTKLLPKEAEDSVSPSPTQESLLLEQKITDMQIHFILKPRHPAQNKQGRDSGQKTMKSTVFRDWAFWWRAGTCQKNHCRVAPSAKPRQLFGVSLTDICDKDNLPFPILDMLSVINQKGPLLEGIFRKPACINSCRNLKEKLNSGDRVNCYSKSVHVVACVLKDFLENIEGSLLSSKLYEKWLGVLNEVTEKEKINAAQRLLTQLPKANVVLLRYLFGVLYNIEQQSSSNQMTAYDLSVCIAPSILCPLNSCSLELEDNFIKKASLVQFLIENCLKIFGEDITSLLGENSKSCHNNEKAADSVQNTLKSTSFRDSDFCQRIGTSQYNQCTALLSAKPGQLFGVSLTDIFDKDIMPLPILDMLSFINEKGPLTEGIFRKPGSIKSCGILKKKLNSGDRVRHYSKSVLVVAFVLKDFLENIEGSLLSSDLYEKWLGVLDEVTQKEKINAAQRLLTQLPKVNVVLLRYLFGVLYNIEQQSSSNQMTAYDLSVCIAPSILCPPNSCNLELEDNFIKKASLIQFLIENCLKIFGEDITSLLGENSKSCHNNEKAADSDQNTKESSAFTNSSFGHCAGTWQNNQCTAAPSEKSGQLFGVSLTDIFHKDNFPFPILDFLENIEGSLLSSELYEKWLGVLDEVTEEEKINAAQRLLAQLPNVNVVVLRYLFGVLYSIEQESSPNQITPYDLSVCIAPSILCPPNSGSLELEENFVKKASLIQFLYENCLGIFGEDITSLLGENSKSCHNNEKAADSGQKTTKRSLFRRLAFWCCGGICWNKCTAEPSAEPRERFGVPSRGYL, from the exons tccGTAACTATAACAGTGACAAATTCCGACACGGCAAATGACACTATCAACATGTTACTAACAATGCTGGGAATAACC GGCTCTGAGAAAGACTTCCAGCTGTGGGTGAGTTCTGGCAAGGAAAAACTTCCACTAACTG GACATGAACATCCCTATGGAATTAAAATGAGCCATCTTCCATCTACTAAACTGCTGCCAAAGGAAGCAGAGGACTCCGTCTCTCCTTCCCCTACTCAGGAGTCCCTCCTTCTGGAGCAGAAGATCACAGACATGCAAATCCATTTCATACTGAAGCCCAGGCACCCAGCCCAGAACAAGCAAGGGAGAG ATTCAGGCCAGAAGACCATGAAAAGCACTGTTTTCAGAGACTGGGCCTTTTGGTGGCGCGCTGGCACTTGCCAGAAAAACCACTGCAGAGTTGCACCATCTGCAAAACCACGACAACTCTTTGGGGTTTCCCTCACAGATATCTGTGATAAGGACAACTTGCCCTTCCCAATACTG gATATGCTTTCCGTGATCAATCAGAAAGGACCACTCCTGGAAGGCATCTTCAGAAAACCAGCCTGTATAAATTCATGCAGAAACCtaaaagagaaactaaattcTGGGGACAGAGTTAACTGTTACAGCAAATCTGTTCATGTGGTAGCATGTGTTTTAAAG gattttcttgaaaatatcgAAGGAAGTTTACTTTCATCCAAACTCTATGAAAAATGGCTTGGTGTTCTTAACGAAGtgactgagaaggaaaaaataaatgcagcccAGAG GCTTCTAACACAGCTGCCAAAAGCGAATGTTGTTCTCTTGCGATACCTTTTCGGTGTGTTATACAACATTGAGCAACAATCCTCATCCAATCAGATGACAGCTTATGATTTATCAGTGTGTATAGCCCCAAGTATTCTTTGTCCACTTAATTCCTGCAGCTTGGAATTGGAAGACAACTTCATTAAAAAG GCTTCTCTTGTACAGTTTTTGATCGAAAATTGCCTCAAGATATTTGGAGAAGACATCACTTCTCTCTTGGGAGAGAATTCAAAGAGTTGTCATAACAATGAGAAGGCTGCAG ATTCAGTCCAGAACACCTTGAAAAGCACTTCTTTTAGAGACTCGGACTTTTGCCAGCGCATTGGCACTTCCCAGTACAACCAGTGCACAGCTCTACTGTCTGCAAAACCAGGACAGCTCTTTGGAGTTTCCCTTACGGATATCTTTGATAAGGACATCATGCCCTTACCAATACTG gaTATGCTTTCCTTTATCAATGAGAAAGGACCACTCACAGAAGGCATATTCAGAAAACCAGGTAGTATAAAGTCATgcggaatcctaaagaagaaactGAATTCTGGAGACAGAGTGAGGCATTACAGCAAATCTGTTCTTGTGGTAGCATTTGTTTTAAAG gattttcttgaaaatatcgAAGGAAGTTTACTTTCATCGGACCTCTATGAAAAATGGCTTGGTGTTCTTGACGAAgtgactcagaaggaaaaaataaatgctgcCCAGAG GCTTCTAACACAGCTGCCAAAAGTGAATGTTGTTCTCTTGCGATACCTTTTCGGTGTGTTATACAACATTGAGCAACAATCCTCATCCAATCAGATGACAGCTTATGATTTATCAGTGTGTATAGCCCCAAGTATTCTTTGTCCACCTAATTCCTGCAACTTGGAATTGGAAGACAACTTCATTAAAAAG GCTTCTCTTATACAGTTTTTGATTGAAAATTGCCTCAAGATATTTGGAGAAGACATCACTTCTCTCTTGGGAGAGAATTCAAAGAGTTGTCATAACAATGAGAAGGCTGCAG ATTCTGACCAGAACACCAAGGAAAGCAGTGCTTTCACAAACTCGTCCTTTGGCCACTGTGCTGGCACTTGGCAGAACAACCAGTGCACAGCTGCACCGTCTGAAAAATCAGGACAGCTCTTTGGAGTTTCCCTCACGGATATATTTCATAAGGACAACTTCCCGTTCCCAATACTG gattttcttgaaaatatcgAAGGAAGTTTACTTTCATCGGAACTCTATGAAAAATGGCTTGGTGTTCTTGACGAAGTGActgaggaggagaaaataaatgcagcCCAGAG GCTTCTAGCTCAGCTGCCAAATGTGAATGTTGTTGTCTTGCGGTACCTTTTTGGAGTGTTATACAGCATTGAGCAAGAATCCTCACCCAACCAGATAACACCTTATGATTTATCAGTGTGTATAGCCCCAAGCATTCTTTGTCCACCTAATTCTGGCAGCTTGGAATTGGAAGAGAACTTCGTAAAAAAG GCTTCTCTTATACAATTTTTGTATGAAAATTGCCTCGGGATATTTGGAGAAGACATCACTTCTCTCTTGGGAGAGAATTCAAAGAGTTGTCATAACAATGAGAAGGCTGCAG ATTCAGGCCAGAAGACCACTAAAAGAAGTCTTTTCAGAAGGTTAGCCTTTTGGTGCTGCGGTGGTATTTGCTGGAACAAGTGCACAGCTGAGCCTTCTGCAGAACCCAGAGAGCGCTTTGGAGTTCCCTCTCGCGGATATCTGTAG